The DNA window gagatgttgaacacttctctcggttgttgcaatatttgatatgtgTTATTTTGTTGCCTCAAAGCTTTTTCCTATATGCTTTGCATAGCTAGAACAGTCatatgcattaaaagcaggtgtgtccagactttccACCGCTGTACCTTTTTTTCTACGGTTGAACGGTAGAACAGCAGAGAGACATCTCCATCACTGGAGCTCTTTACCCCGCCCCCCACGCCGGACATGATGGCAGGGGGGTCAGTGCCAGTCCACTCAATGGGCCTTTGTGGGCGCTGTGGTCGCCCATCTCCTGCCCGCTGCCCGGACAGCCCATTCAGGAGGTCACATGGGCCTCCCCCGCTCCGCGGGCTCACAAAGTCCCCCTGTGACTGGCACCGCATTAGCATGCAGCGCCTGCGGAGTGCTGTCCTGCCAAAGAGCAACCAGAAGACCCACGACTGACATACAGTAGTGTTTCTTTGGGGGCCGGAGCGAGCCAGCAGAGCGAATAACAAGCCACAGATGATGTCCAACTCTTAGTACAAATGTTTCCACCCAACCTTCATCAACCTGCCCATAGACGGGCAGAGATTTTGTGTTAAGACTCCTCTGTGTCCGATACAAAATGTTTcgactgagaaaaaaaaaaaactaagccTATGTAAgcgatgttttaaaatgtccatGGTAACAACTGAATTTTGCTCAAAACGATGTTGACTCTTGCATAAATTCAAAAGAATTTCTCTGGTTCATCTTGGTTACAAATCGTAGATGACGTTCGTAGATATTTAGCTAGatcaccttgttttttttttttgtttttttagcaaGGGGTCAGACAGAGGTTTAACATCACCGCAGGAATGAAACATCTCATTTAACATTTCTGAAGCTGAACCAGATGTTGGACAAGCAGAAGGAAGGGCGTATCTAGATTTGCACGCAGCAAATATCCGCATTACTAATTTGATTTGCTAATAAATTATCGAGAAAAATAAACAGACGACGTAACGGACCGGGTTAGGTGTCTCTTGATGCCGGCTGCTGCCACAAGCCCACCCCTCTCACGCCCCCCTTCCTGGGCTCGCCGTCTGCGCCGGACCGGTTGGGAGGGGGGACCGCGTCGTGTGCTACGTGCaaaaattgtgcaaaaaaaaataaaaaaggcgaTCGGAGGCGGTGGATGGACCCGATAGAGCCGTGCAAAGGCGAAAGGAGGCGCTACGGCTCGGCGCCTTTCGAAGAAGAGGCGTTTCTGCATCTATACACCAATGAAGCGGGCCGAGCTATTTAATTCATCCATGCATAGGAGAGCAGCCGCATACCGTGCGTACTTGCGTTTAGGTCACATCTCTGCAGTCTAGTTGGATGGACTGTATATTTTAGGCTTAAAATAATACGTGTAATCATACTGAACTGATACGTGTGACGATCGGGGGATTATAACTGGAGCCTGGATACCGCGGTAAGTTtgtttttatatacatatttctttattttcatgtgACTGCAAGCCCTGGGGTGGGAAAAATGTGACTTTCGTTTTGTCTGACAACTTAGATTAGCGTTCACGGTTAACTGTAAATGCTCTTACAGTAACTGCACTGAGTGATCTGGGTGAAACGTCCATTGTCCGATACGGGTGAAATGTCCAGTGGAAGCGGCACTGTGTACGATCCGGCCCTCCCGGTGGCCGCCGAGCTCTCGGTCCGCCGAGACCAGCATCTCGCCGCATGAACCCCGACTTGAAGCGGCTCCCTAAAGCGCCTGCATCTCTGTCGGCTGTgcctgtttttttatatatattaatatatatatacacacacacacacacacacacacacacacacacacacacacacacacacacacaaactttgTAGCTGCAGTAGTCATATATAGATtgcaaaatgaattaattaatgcacagccttgttttaaaataatgcaCGGTTCGGTTGTGTTCTTGAAACCTAAAGCTTAAGAGAAGATCAGCTCAGCACTTACGGCGCAACGGAAAAAAACGCATGCACGTTTATGGATAAAACATAATAGccttatattaataataataacaacagtaGTATTGACGATTTGCGTGGAAGCTTCTCGATCAGAGCGCTATTTAAAGCGGGCGCTGCGTGTCCGCCATGCGAACACCTACCCTCGTACGTTATGGTATTAGATGCGATGTATTTTTCTTCGCTGAGGTCATATTTTTTAACGGCATTATTTCGTGTTGGGCTGAGCTATGAATTAACTGTTTAGTGGCTGGTGAATTAGATGTACTATCAGCGGGTTCCCCTTTCGCAGCTGTCGTGCGGGTTCATGACGCCCCGTCACCGCCATGGGTGTGAAACGGCAGCGTTTCGTCTCGCGTATCTTTCAAATTTTAATAAATGGTCAGAAGCACGCCATGATACCGGAATGATAACATGACAGTCCGCGGGTTTGTTGCTTGCTTGTCTTTGAAGTGCACTAAGAATTCCCctgaataaaatgcaaaatgataGTTCGGAAGAAGCATTTTAACTACATTCTGATCTATTATACGCATTgtggtatgtttttttttaccgctGCAGATAATCAATACCATTGGAAGGCGAGGCTGCCAtgaaaataccaaaatatttaCACACAGTTTTCACGGAAATGCCTTCTGAGCGTGCAGTACCTCTGCGCTTTCGCTTTCCATTACCACCTTTGCGTGCATCAGATGGGATCGCCGGCTGCTGACACCCTGATATCTATTAAGGCCTCCACGTGTTTCCAATTTAACATTCCCTGCTGGTCAGAAGGTCCTAATTCTCCAGGCTCCCGTAGTCTAGACATGTTCCAGACCTGAGGGATACTTTAACAGGAAAGGGgagaaagtgggggggggggggatgtcaaGGTGGAAGCACTGTGGGAGATTTTACACGGCTTTACTTAAACACTGTCAGTGCAGTGCGTTTGGTGTATGAATCCGCTTAGCCTTTAGCTATCTTGGGTCATTACCTTTTTAGCATGAATTTAAATCCCATTCTGGGATCAGGACTGACTCGAGCTTGTCATCAGTGAGCAACTGAAGGCTGCGTTTCTGACAGGATCAAGGCGGGACCCCCAGCTCTTAAACCAGCACATTCAAAGTCTGCTTTGCTCCAGCAAGGCTGTAGTACTGGTCAAGCACTGGTGGACTTGGCCGGTTTGGGCTTGATCAATCCAGTTTTGTTTAGGGCTGACTAAATTTATCTGGACCTCGTAGTGGCGCCGATGTGACTGACCCcagctgtaaaaaaaaagagCTTGCTTTTTAGCTAATATTATGAATATAGTAAATTTGGATCTTTTCCTTGGTTTTctgtccacccatccatctggTCAGTGTCACAGGAAGGTCAGCCTGTCCCTAGGAGAGTAACGCACATGACAGGGCcagaccctggatgggatgccagtccctcgcACTAAAAGTGTATGTGAGATCCCAGTTAATTCCTCCCTAAGCAAAGCAGGCAGCCTCCTCACTCATGTAGGGTGGGGGGCTTGAACTTTAGACAGCAGTCCTCCCCCCAACTAGGCGATGAGTTGAACATGAAACCACTACCTGCCTGTAACACTCCCAGGTCCTGACTTATgcactgcttttatttttaatttattgtttgCTCTCACTGAAAATAGGAAGTGCTGTAAGATGCTGTAAAACCTGAGAATAAAGCTACTGTAATTGCCTTGGGAACGATGACAGAAGGCCTTATCGCGGCTCTTGGCACACGGCGTTTATTTGCCCCGAGCGGGCGAGCAAACACTGCGGTCGGACGGAGCTCAGAAGCGTTCGTTTCGCCTACGGACGGTTTTCACTTTTGTTTCATCTTGCGTCTGCTGTCTTGCCGCAGGagagctggccaggctctgcGTTCGTTCGTTCGTTCGTTCGATCGATTTGAGTTCAGATTTCGTTTTTAAAAAGCTCTGTGTTTCTTCCCTGTGTGCCAAAGTGTCCGTAAGCGGCGAAGAGCTCGGGTTCGCTGGAGTCACACATATGCCAGTGCTGCATTATCAGAGTCGGCTCTCCGACCTCGCCGGTGTCCCCCGACCAGTCTGGGgtcatttacagtatatgcccCTGTTTCAGGGTGAGGAACCCTGGTGCTGTCCGCGTTGTGGCAGAGGGTCAGGCGGGTGGAAGATACACGGAGCCATGTCTGAACACGCGTGTAAATGTCCCTGGCTGGCGTGTGATGTTCCGTGTTTGGGTGCACGGCCCGTGTGTCTAGTATGCTAATGGGAGTGACAAACATTACTCGACTtatctcatgtaattctgtGAGTTTTACAAGTTACCTCACAGCTAGTTAGAAACAgcccgcccacacacacaccacccccctTCCTGAACAGCCAGTTAAATAAACTTTGCAGCAGATACCTTGCTATGGCAGTTCATTGGAGCAGCACCAGGCGTGTGTTGGGGCGTGGTCATGGTGGCCAAGTGCCAGGGGCAATAGCACAGGTGTGTCGGCGAGTACGCCCATCCGATCCAGCGATGAGAGTGCCCTCTGTCTAAAAGCCTGCGCCGAATCCGGCCTGCTCCGGATCTACACACCACATCGGGGCCTGGCtcatggtgggggggcttggggggggggcgaggctACAGGGAGCGGAGACAGCTGCACCTGTCATCTTGCTCCCAATCCACGGAGGAGAAAGAGAGGAGAGCGGAAAGCGGGAGAGGAGGAATGACGTGAGTAGAAATGGGAAACGCACTGAgtcggcctgggggggggggtctttttggggggagggacaGCCGCTTACCTACCAGTGAAAGACAGAAGAACCACCCATCCTTGGAGTGTGCCTTGCCGGAGTCCGGGGCGCGATTTCCCGGCTTCTGATCAGCCTCCAGCAAAGTGGATAAACACAGGGTTCAATTATACTATATGTGAGACAGATAATCATGAGACATGACAGAAAAATGTAAACATGCGAGTAAGAGAGGTTGTGAGTAAGAGAGGTGGAACAGATGTGCAGTAGAGTCATGATGGGTGAGAGTGTCGCCACATTCGCTGCCAGTGAAGAACTCGGGTCGATTTTATTGGGTATTTGCTATCAATTACGCCTGTCAGATGGATGAATTAGTCTCAGATGAAATCTGGCAAGATAgcactttttgtgtttttaagtaTAGCACATAGCCTCAGGAAGAGTAATAATTAGTGTGTTTCATGCTTAGCGTCATTGCATTGCTTATGGTATGTGCGCATCTTCCCTCCCCCCAAAAGAAGACAACAGTTCACACCTGCATGCCGAGCCCCCCCACTGACATCCCGTCCCTCTGGAGTGACAAAacaggagtttgatctgagtgTTTCTGCTCCTCTGTCGCCAAATCCAGACCCCCGTGCTTGTAAATCGCCACTGCGGTCGCCCCCCAACACACATCCTCGTGCTGCTttcacagtcccccccccccacggtgtTAAGTTTCACGTTTGCATTTCCCGCGGCCGGCCCCCGCTGCTAGTGGAAATTTCCATCCCGGATTGTGGCGTAGAGAGGGTCTGCTAAAAGACGGACTACGGCGGTCGTGACTGTCAGCTATTCAGctggaccgggggggggggggggggggggggggggggatggggttgTCAGGGAGCACAAAGGGAAACATTTTTGTCAGCGTGCAGACAGACTGGAACTGTGAGCGGCTGTCGGGTGAAAGTTTAGCTAACTGCCGATAGCCGCTAATCGCTAAGTAACCAATGTAACGGAGAAGCTCTTGGTAAATAATCTGCTGTATGTGCGAGTTTCTGTGTGGCTCTCCTCTTCCCGCTCTCGACGTTTTGGTCACTGACCCAGTtctgtccccccctccccatcagaCCACGTTACTATTTATAGCCACCCTAACTTTTAGACTTCCAGGAGCACGGTGACTTGTAAGTGGACGGTGTACCGGGAAGCTTCTGTTCCTGGACGTCCAGCTTCCCGTCGGGACCCGTGGTTGATCTCTTTCGGAGTTTCAGAAAATCGcctgggataaaaaaaaaaaagccaggaAATGCAGAGATAAGAGTAAAGCACTTGAGACATGACTGACTGGCCATTTCATACTGATTCAGGTTAACCACCTTATTCTAGAGTAAATGAACAGCTCCTGCATCCCGCTAACTATGTTACACTGTATTGCTGCTGTACTGTAGCTGGCATTGACCTTTGCCGCCCTGTCAGCCTCATCGGGGCAGGAGTGGGAAGATCGGTGCTCATGGAAGCAGGGGAGGGGTAGCGTTGCTGGGCTACGCTGGAGAGGCTCTCGTGCGACTGTGTGGCCCCGCGCTGGTGTTGGTGTGTGGCTGACCGCAGGCAGCATACCGCGGCACTGACGGCACGTGCAAGCCAAGGACGGACTCCCGTGGCCTCTCCGCATCACCCGTTAGGAAACGCTGATGTTTTCGGAACCGGTTCTGCACGGTATGAAAAATCAGGATGTGTCTGCTGGGCCTTCTGGTTATCTGCGGAGTGGCCACTAGGTGCACCGCACGTCCCGAGTGTCTCCTCAGGGGATGCAACAAGTCACTGTGGGTGCGGGTTCGATTCCCCTGCTGTTAAGAGGACTCAGTTCCACCAGAACCATGGACTTCCCGGTCCGTGGTGTGAATATTACTGAGCTCCGCTCTGGGAGGGCTCGGGGGATTTTGGGGCTGgtccggggggggggtcggttGAGTGACCAGCGTACGGCTCGCGTAATTTTGCTATCACTCAAAAAGTTAAAAGCCTCATTGTGGCCATCGGAGGCAGCCAGCCGCCCACAATGCCCCCGGCGGGCAGAGCCCACCGCCAAGACCTCTTCCCGTTCCCTCAAACGGGGGGAGTCCCGCAGCATGGATGAAAGGCCCAGGACGATAAAAACAGAAGGAAACAGCTCGTGGGGGTGGGCATTCGGAGTCGTTTTTCTTCCTGACTGCAGGGAAAGCTTAGCCTGACCGACACTTCAGGAGCTGCCTTTGTGGTTGTTTACCGCCACGGGGTCGAGTTACCGTGACGATAGAGTTTTACAGCTGTCCGGCTCGGATACTCCTGGTGCCGCGTGTGGGGCGACACAAGGGGGGCTTGTCGCCATGCTTCGCTTCGGCTCTCCCAGGCGCGGGATCAACCCAGTGCCCATCGCGGGCCCCCCTCGTGCCCACCCCGTCCTTCCTCAACCCTTTTGTCATGCACACTCTAAGCTGTCCTGCTCTACGTTGATCACTATTAACATATGTGTTCTACAATTTCAGCGTTCTGACTAAAATCTTCGCCTGGAGCTATTActtcttatttttaaattattttgtccAGGCGGGAGGAAATGCCAAAAATCACGATAATCACGCTGAGAAAAACTTTTTCAAGCTAATACCTCGAtagatgattaaaaaaaaaaagcattaaaatccTATAGCAGTTTAGGCTGCAGGTACATTAAAACTATAAACTGTGAATTATGAAGTGTAGTCACTGTAATAGGTGTGGATTTGTTTTGGTAATTTTGTCAAAGACTTTTACGCTGCACATTATGTAACCATAAAGTGCTCTTCCGGCTCCCAAAAGCGGCGTTACTTAAACCTGGTATGCAGTCATCGTCTGCTTTCAACGGTGGGCTGGACTGGGTGCAGTCTGATCCAATTAACGCTGCTCATCTGAGTGCCTGCAGACATACTGGAACCTTTGTGGGAGCCTCCAGTTTTTCTAGGTCTACCTGGAACGTTTTAAAGCCATAAAGAAGTCACATATCTGTGGGTCGCTCCTTCGTACTAGCGGGGACTGAGGGGCCCCACGGAAGGTCATGACACCTTTAAACGCTGGACTCCAAACTGCTGCGGCGCCGACTAAAAGGGGCCCCAGGGCGGATAACAGAAAACAGGAGCTGGGAAAAGCCGCCATGCCAGCAGTGAGCTGGAGAGCGAGGCTCACATTCCCTACGACTGTGCTGCAGTTGGGCTGTGCTGCTACCAGCACAGCCCAACTGACCTTATGTAGCATGAGATGCTTGTCGGCCCTCGGGGACCAGCTGGGGGGTCGTGAAATGAGGCCTGTGCAGCAGGGCTAATACAGCGCAGAGGTGGAGGTGTCACTATGTAACACAAGTTAAAACAGAGGAGGGGTGTCGTCGTGTGACACAGGCTGaaacagagaggaggaggaggtatCACTGTGTAACACAGGCTAAAGCAGGCCAGAGGAGGAAATATCACTGTGTAACAGGCTGAAAGAAGAGGAGGTGATATCACTGTGTAACACAGGCTGAAACAGCAAAGGAGGAGGTATCACTGTGTAACACAGGCTGAAACAGCAAAGGAGGAGGTATCACTGTGTAACACAGGCTGAAACAGCAAAGGAGGAGGTATCACTGTGTAACACAGGCTGAAACAGCAAAGGAGGAGGTATCACTGTGTAACACAGGCTAAAGCAGGCCAGAGGTGGAAGTATCACTGTGTAACAGACTGAAAGAAGAGGAGGTGATATCACTGTGTAACACAGGCTAAAACAGCAGAGAAGTTATCACTATGCAACAGGCTAAAACAGCACAGAGGAGAAGTTATTACTGTGTAACACAGGCTACCAGAGAGTGCAGTAGAAGGCGGTGGCTTGAGCCACCAAACAGCGCGGAGGCGGTTGGAATGCCCAGGCCAGCGTGGCATTGGATAGAGGCCCACACTCTGGCCCTGGTCAGCAGCACTTCACTGTGAGTGGAAGGATTCTGCGTGGCAACCGGCAGGGACAATGATCAGGGGTTTCCTGGGCAGGGGGACAGGGGCGGCCCATCTGGTGTTCCCTTCCCACGTCGGGGGTGCCGGCGTGTCCCAACACGCCCCTTTCGAGTTCGGGGAATGCAACCGCAGCGGACCACACGAGGAGTCCTGTCGAGTTTAGGCGTGATTTGATTTGTGGCTGCTTGACTGACGCGAGGTAACTTGCCGTCCTGGTGATGCCTTCAAAGCAGGAATTATGGAATGCAGAAGACCTGTATTCAAAGATCAGCCGCAGGTGCagattttctgtgtgtgtgtgtgtgtgtgtgtgtgtgtgtgtgtgtgtgtgtgtgtgtgtgtgtgtgtgtgtgtgtgtgtgtgtgtgtgtgtgtgtgtgtgtgtgtgtgtggctccaTCCCAGCAGTTTCCGTATGTAAATCAGAGAGACCGGAATTGGCGCGTGGGCCGTGTTTCAATACCCAATTAATCCAAATCCTCTTAGGCGGCCGTGTTACTCACCAGCTCTAAAAGGCACAGGCGCGTCCCTCTTCCCCATTATCTTACTTTTTCTTTCACACTCTGCTGCGGCATCAGGAGGCTGAGAGGTGACTGTGTGATTCAGTGCGGCATTGATAAGCACGACGGACCTCGCCGTGCTCCGGGGGCAGGTAATGCACTGGGGGTCCAGGAAGCGGACCTGCGATCGCGGAGATTAGCTTCCCGGAAGAAAATTCGCCCACCAAGTGGCGTAGGTGAGGAGTAAATGGAGAAAATTGAAAATTACCATCACGGTCACTCCGGAAACAGGACCACACAGAAACTACATGCAACATGCGGAAGTAAATTCAGTTACTTCTTCTGGTTTTTTTTACTCCCCTGGAAATGAAAGATGCCCCAGCCACGGTGATAAGCGTAGGTCCTGGGATCCCGACGGGGACCAACAGAGATCTGAAAGGTGGAAACGTCCCCTTCTGGAGACATGTCTGTTTACTGAGAAACTACAGTCAGCCTGATGAAAATAACGCACTAGCATGTGCGCTAGCAGCCAATGTCTATTATTTTCGCTGTCAGAAGTTTCATTAGAGGAAAGGTTACCAGAATGACGAATGCATCCTCCTGCTGGTCATCTGACGCCCACTCATTATTCTGTCCATCCTTCCTCTCTCCTTCCAGAATATCTATGAGCTCCGACTCTCTTCACTACAGCTTCAGGATGCCGAATATAGGATTCCAGAACCTTCCTCTGAATATCTACATCGTGGTGTTCGGGACGGCCATCTTCGTCTTCATTCTCAGTCTGCTCTTCTGCTGCTACCTGATAAAGTAACGCCGCTTCACCTCCGTCTCAATCGCCCCGTTTTGGATTAAACGGCTCATGTTTGTACTCTTATCttaaaggacccccccccccaccccaggcccaAGCCTGGTGGAGACGGTGGGGGGTCCCTGGCTGAAATTTCATTAAACAAGCCTAACAGAGAGCTAACATCAAGCACGATTTCACAAGATATCCGTTGGCGCGGGGACTCGCCATTACCGGTGGCGTTACCTGCAGCAGCCAGCGAGCGTCGGTCCGGCACCGTCACCCTGGGTCACCCTGGGTCACCCTGACTGCTGTTGTGCACTCCTttgtgggggcagggggaggtcACACGAAAAGGTCAAAGATGCGCATGCGAGTAAACAGAGACAGGTGGCGCTGAACCTGCGTGACCAGCATGCCGCGATCCGACGGCCCGCCAAGCCTGGAgtgtggagtggggggggggtaattctGTGCCTTCGGAGGAGGCATCTGCCCGACttgcacaaataaaaataaacccaGCAGCCTGTACCCTGGCAGCACTCCCAGTAAAATTGTTAACAAGGTGGCTTAACCTCCTGAGAAGTAAACAAAAAAGGCCAAAATCATTCAGGTCCACCAATGGTCGACCCGTACAGGTGACGGTCCCTCCCCCACCTCATGCCGGTAACCAGGCATCATGTAGTACAGAGGAGAGGATGGCTTTAGGTGGGGGTGGTAATCGAGGCGTGCTTCTTCCCTACGATTCCCAAATGGCGGCTATAAGGCATCGCCCCTGCTGATTACCCAGAATCCCGCTTCCGCGGGCCGTTTTCTTCATGTCACGTGAATCATCTAATTGGCCGTTGAGGTATCCTTACAAGGTCCAGGCGGGCTTGACCTCTGCGGTGTCGCACGCAGCTCTCGTGCTGAAGTCGTGGTTGTCACACCCCCGGAAAATCTAAAACTGGGAGAttcatgatgggggggggggggggcatgtttttGTACATAACCTCGCTTCCTGCTCCCTCCACTAGAGCAAACCGCAGGGGTGGTCAGTGCAGACCAGCTGATAAGTCACTAGTTCTTTCTGCGGTTAGTCTTTTAAAATCCCCACGGGTTGTTTTTCTCAAAATCTGTTACGCTTCACGTGcagtttaatattttaatgcaaAACTGCCAGCGTGCAATGTCACATGTTATAGTTCAGCGGCCTTTTGTCCTGAGGCCTTTACACCCTGGTCCTGTAGCCTTCTGGAGAACAGACGCAGAGTTTTTTAACCACtatgccccctggtggcagcAGACGGTCAGTATGGGCCAAAAGCTCAGCCGGAAGCAAAGTGGCTTGCTtctttattatttgttttgtgaGGGCACTCCCAGTAGGTCTTGAAACGGGAGTAGGACAAACAGGAATGTGAGATAAATAGATTTTAGCCTCAGTGTTAAGAGTCCAGTTCAGTGCTCTGCACAGCTGGTGGGTGACATTGGCCGAGTCATTAGTGTAAAAATGTCCATGTTTTGATACAGTCCCCTAATATTTCAAAGAAAGTAATTAAAGGGGCAGCGCGCGGATGCTGGCTGGTGCCCTGAGGCTGGCGGGCAGCCCTGCACACGCCTGGCAATGCCAGCACACCATTCGTTGGTTAAATGCCATGGGGAGGTGGGTGGGGCCGCCAGGCAGTCGTGTGGGGGCATGCACCTGCCAACAGCCTCCAGAGGTGGGTGTGTTTGGGTGTGGGAGGGCAGGGTGCCGAACTTGGCGTCGACACTTGACTCCGCCCCCTTAGTCTGCACATGAGCTAATGCAGGCTTGCACAGTGCATCTAGGGGCTTAAGAATACATATTTACCTGCTGGTCTCTTTCAGGGTGTcattcccccccctcccccgagctGGCTGTTTGAAAGACCTCCTCTCTCCCAGGGCTGAGAGGTTGAGGTCACTAGTAATGGAGGTAAATgtcaaacaccccccccccccccccaccgggcGAATGCGACTAGTTTTGCCCCGCTCATTACACTGCTGTGACGATATGACGGTCGCCGTGGCTACGGTCTGCTTTGTAAGCGGAGTGTATGTGCGCAAGCACACATCAGATGCCcgcaaaccaccccccccccccgcatctgTGTAAttacagttgttttttttttttttaatggcgcATAGAGGGAGAGCGGGAATGTAGAAATTAGGCTGGGTACTCATGGTCCAACAGCACtgtttggttggggggggggggggcgaggggggcaATATTCAATGGCATAACAAGAGAAGCCCTGGTGCTGATGAATGAAGCTTTGATAAGGCGTCATTTTCACTACAGAGCATGAAATGAAACTTTCATAGCATCTGGTTTAAGTGGCTGAATTCTTGTGTTATGTCGTGAGAGACTATTAAGACACGGTCAGTTCCTGCTTTCAGACTATTGCAGATGCTGGACCGCATCACTAAACGCCGGGTCTCCTCTTTCTGTGTTCCTCTGCAGGTTGAGGCACCAGGCACACAAGGAGCTATACGCATACAAACAGGTAAGGGGACACCGTCCCACGTCGCAGTAAGGTGACAGGTAGACATGCCATCCCTTAATGGCTCACAGGAGCACTGGCTGTGCTTGGAGCAGGAGTTTGAGGTCCAGCTCCTTCAGAGCCCTGTCCAAGAAGCAGTGTAGTGTGTTTTAGGTCAGCCTGATAAGTCTATTAGGAGATCACTGATAACGCTGAGGCCAACACAGGCCCAGACAGACCTGAGAAGTTCTTCTGAAGTCAATCCCCACTTCTCACCCTCGTAGAAGCATGATGCAATCAAGCATCTCATGACTGTGTCTTGTTCCTCTGTACTGGAGCATCACGACACCAACAATGATGAGCGAAGGGACATGAAGGCCACCCCCCCCAGAATAGATGGAGTGATGCGTGGGGTGTTCCCTTACATACTGAGGCGTTATGCAAGCCCCCTCTGCAGAAGGTGGACAGATGGCGTGTGTCACCGTATCTCCCTGCAGTCTTACTGCCAAACCCAACCCAACTGCGCCAAAACCTGGTTCCTGTCTTACTTAAAGTCAGGCAGTGGATGGAAATATCAAGAGACTAACAATTGACTGCGATATTCAAACCCAGTTAGTCCATGTTGAGCCCTTCCATGACCCTGCTACCCAGAATCTTCAAATCTGGTTGCTAACTTCATGCTCAACCTTGTTGCAGAGCTTTGAAAGTGTGTGGTAAGTCTGTCTGTTAAAGGAAGTGTGTAATTCTGACCCAGTTCTTGTTCTTGTTCTTCTGCAGGTCATACAAAAGGAAAAGGTGAAAGAACTAAATCTGCATGAGGTAAGCGAACCAGACAGGTTTTTCTCCCCAACTTTTGAGTCTCACCCTGGTACCAGCCAGCTTCAAATTTGGTGTTGTGCTCAGTATCTGTTGGGTCTTAGGTGTCGCCTTCAGTCTTCAACTGTTCGCCAGCTTCCTGTTAGTGGTCCTGTCGCGGTTTTAACT is part of the Paramormyrops kingsleyae isolate MSU_618 chromosome 25, PKINGS_0.4, whole genome shotgun sequence genome and encodes:
- the rnf24 gene encoding RING finger protein 24 isoform X2 gives rise to the protein MSSDSLHYSFRMPNIGFQNLPLNIYIVVFGTAIFVFILSLLFCCYLIKLRHQAHKELYAYKQVIQKEKVKELNLHEICAVCLEEFKQKDELGICPCKHAFHRKCLIKWLEVRKVCPLCNTPVLQLAQQQGPPEPQGPPQQPLPGVENLV
- the rnf24 gene encoding RING finger protein 24 isoform X1; the protein is MTISMSSDSLHYSFRMPNIGFQNLPLNIYIVVFGTAIFVFILSLLFCCYLIKLRHQAHKELYAYKQVIQKEKVKELNLHEICAVCLEEFKQKDELGICPCKHAFHRKCLIKWLEVRKVCPLCNTPVLQLAQQQGPPEPQGPPQQPLPGVENLV